A stretch of Porites lutea chromosome 5, jaPorLute2.1, whole genome shotgun sequence DNA encodes these proteins:
- the LOC140938497 gene encoding E3 ubiquitin-protein ligase LRSAM1-like isoform X2 has translation MGSIPSSSQRSTMPLFKQRKVGKDEAKKRVERCLVVARDSPDLAFDVSKCGATEVPKGVYSLCRVLQKEVLDLHDNFLTTLPADIDQLKSLQVLNVQNNKLRALPASIGNLAALQSLNLQGNELRSLPAEIGNLKSLRTLNISENSNLPGVPPTLAHVRTLETIILDTDKISFPPKDVSSEGTASIMKYLCKVAGIEYVPPSKHLLPVLDPVRNGSAPTKMWGPVPVDELVANTLSQHEEEKEKRRQQMIELQRQMQEAEKEQQALAAAASKQHNDLMDKIRTAEAELDDRTLWQQQQQEHERQKMVSAMAAGEQLTNDTVAMILQVNERAQKAEMILDELEQERMRTEQLIKVTQEEAEKLRKEEVLASMARLLESQENQGRLIREYERTRDIAANQAMNESLEADSRLLGILNEQYDDRDMLISEISKQERAQMEAIQALQLQTDAKHRRITSQISMLQDELSRLTLTELDKREERQDVERTVLESKREALTGLLVQLVGEQQKREDELMKRLVEMEHKREADIEDYWLIQYQRLLESKPQTLLEKQCDSNIYDILAEAEAQDYAAHFARHRVTWEMLKTMTDSELKELGIHELGVRKAILSVVQERLRFDVKAKEKEREIETPAEAPVPSPAPPAPIPTQSTPTAPVIEHQDMTTECVVCMDRRADVVLLNCGHVCCCFNCSTSLSSCPMCRNPVVQRVRIFLS, from the exons ATGGGCTCAATTCCATCTTCATCTCAGCGCAGTACGATGCCGTTATTTAAGCAAAGGAAAGTTGGCAAAGATGAAGCAAAGAAACGTGTAGAACGATGTCTTGTCGTG GCAAGAGATTCTCCAGATCTAGCCTTTGACGTATCCAAATGTGGAGCAACAGAG GTACCCAAAGGGGTTTACTCCTTATGCAGAGTACTTCAAAAAGAG gttttAGATCTTCATGACAATTTTCTCACTACTCTTCCAGCTGATATTGATCAACTGAAATCACTGCAG GTTTTAAATGTTCAAAACAACAAGCTCCGAGCTCTACCTGCGTCCATTGGAAATTTAGCAGCCCTTCAAAGCTTAAACCTTCAAG GGAATGAACTTCGCTCTTTACCAGCTGAAATTGGAAATTTGAAAAGTCTGAGGACCCTCAATATTTCTGAGAACAGTAACCTTCCAGGAGTCCCTCCCACCTTGGCACATGTGAGAACATTAGAG ACAATTATCCTTGATACAGACAAGATCAGTTTTCCCCCTAAAG ATGTATCATCGGAAGGAACTGCATCAATTATGAAATACCTCTGTAAAG TGGCTGGAATTGAATATGTTCCTCCATCCAAACACTTGTTACCTGTGTTAG ATCCAGTAAGAAATGGATCAGCACCAACTAAAATGTGGGGCCCTGTACCAGTTGATGAACTTGTTGCt AATACTTTATCACAGCATGAAGAAGAAAAG GAAAAGAGAAGACAACAGATGATTGAACTGCAGAGGCAGATGCAAGAAGCAGAGAAAGAACAACAAGCGCTAGCTGCTGCGGCATCCAAACAACACAATGATCTAATGGACAAAATACGAACG GCTGAAGCAGAACTGGATGACCGCACTCTgtggcaacaacaacaacaagagcaTGAACGACAAAAGATGGTGTCAGCTATGGCAGCAG GTGAACAGCTAACTAATGACACAGTAGCAATGATTTTACAAGTTAACGAAAG AGCTCAGAAGGCAGAAATGATTCTTGATGAACTGGAACAAGAAAG AATGAGAACTGAACAGCTGATTAAGGTGACCCAGGAAGAAGCTGAAAAACTCCGAAAGGAGGAAGTTTTAG CTTCCATGGCTCGTCTTTTGGAAAGCCAAGAAAATCAAGGCCGACTTATAAGAGAATATGAACGGACAAGAGACATAGCTGCCAATCAAGCTATGAACGA ATCTTTAGAAGCTGATTCTCGTCTGCTTGGTATCTTGAATGAACAATATGACGACAGGGATATGTTGATTTCTGAGATTTCCAAACAG GAACGCGCCCAAATGGAAGCAATCCAAGCCCTTCAGCTCCAGACAGATGCAAAGCATCGCAGAATAACAAGCCAG ATCTCCATGCTACAGGATGAACTTTCGCGGTTGACTTTAACAGAACTAGACAAGAGAGAAGAACGACAGGATGTTGAGAGG ACGGTGCTGGAGTCCAAGAGAGAAGCTCTCACTGGGCTCCTAGTTCAGCTGGTAGGCGAGCAACAAAAACGGGAAGATGAACTCATGAAGAGGCTT GTTGAGATGGAACACAAAAGGGAAGCGGATATCGAAGACTATTGGCTGATTCAATATCAGAGGTTACTGGAGAGTAAACCGCAAACTTTACTTGAGAAG CAATGTGACAGTAATATTTACGACATACTTGCCGAAGCAGAAGCACAGGACTACGCAGCTCACTTCGCGCGCCATCGTGTCACGTGGGAAATGCTTAAAACCATGACGGACAGTGAACTTAAAGAG ctGGGTATTCACGAGCTGGGAGTTCGTAAGGCAATACTAAGTGTGGTCCAGGAGCGTCTACGTTTTGACGTCAAAGCCAAAGAGAAAGAGCGAGAAATTGAAACACCTGCAGAG GCGCCCGTGCCCTCTCCAGCCCCTCCTGCCCCGATTCCAACACAATCAACACCAACAGCACCTGTAATAGAGCACCAAGATATGACCACAGAATGTGTGGTTTGCATGGATCGAAGG GCTGATGTGGTGTTGCTGAATTGTGGACACGTTTGTTGCTGTTTCAATTGTTCCACTTCATTGTCCAGTTGTCCCATGTGCCGTAACCCTGTGGTACAGCGTGTTCGGATATTCCTCTCCTAA
- the LOC140938497 gene encoding E3 ubiquitin-protein ligase LRSAM1-like isoform X3, which yields MGSIPSSSQRSTMPLFKQRKVGKDEAKKRVERCLVVARDSPDLAFDVSKCGATEVPKGVYSLCRVLQKEALLLYDNALTNLKGGGDLKDLSSLRVLDLHDNFLTTLPADIDQLKSLQVLNVQNNKLRALPASIGNLAALQSLNLQGNELRSLPAEIGNLKSLRTLNISENSNLPGVPPTLAHVRTLETIILDTDKISFPPKDVSSEGTASIMKYLCKVAGIEYVPPSKHLLPVLDPVRNGSAPTKMWGPVPVDELVANTLSQHEEEKEKRRQQMIELQRQMQEAEKEQQALAAAASKQHNDLMDKIRTAEAELDDRTLWQQQQQEHERQKMVSAMAAGEQLTNDTVAMILQVNERAQKAEMILDELEQERMRTEQLIKVTQEEAEKLRKEEVLASMARLLESQENQGRLIREYERTRDIAANQAMNESLEADSRLLGILNEQYDDRDMLISEISKQISMLQDELSRLTLTELDKREERQDVERTVLESKREALTGLLVQLVGEQQKREDELMKRLVEMEHKREADIEDYWLIQYQRLLESKPQTLLEKQCDSNIYDILAEAEAQDYAAHFARHRVTWEMLKTMTDSELKELGIHELGVRKAILSVVQERLRFDVKAKEKEREIETPAEAPVPSPAPPAPIPTQSTPTAPVIEHQDMTTECVVCMDRRADVVLLNCGHVCCCFNCSTSLSSCPMCRNPVVQRVRIFLS from the exons ATGGGCTCAATTCCATCTTCATCTCAGCGCAGTACGATGCCGTTATTTAAGCAAAGGAAAGTTGGCAAAGATGAAGCAAAGAAACGTGTAGAACGATGTCTTGTCGTG GCAAGAGATTCTCCAGATCTAGCCTTTGACGTATCCAAATGTGGAGCAACAGAG GTACCCAAAGGGGTTTACTCCTTATGCAGAGTACTTCAAAAAGAG GCTCTTCTATTGTATGATAATGCTTTAACAAATCTTAAGGGTGGAGGAGATCTAAAGGATCTTTCAAGTTTACGG gttttAGATCTTCATGACAATTTTCTCACTACTCTTCCAGCTGATATTGATCAACTGAAATCACTGCAG GTTTTAAATGTTCAAAACAACAAGCTCCGAGCTCTACCTGCGTCCATTGGAAATTTAGCAGCCCTTCAAAGCTTAAACCTTCAAG GGAATGAACTTCGCTCTTTACCAGCTGAAATTGGAAATTTGAAAAGTCTGAGGACCCTCAATATTTCTGAGAACAGTAACCTTCCAGGAGTCCCTCCCACCTTGGCACATGTGAGAACATTAGAG ACAATTATCCTTGATACAGACAAGATCAGTTTTCCCCCTAAAG ATGTATCATCGGAAGGAACTGCATCAATTATGAAATACCTCTGTAAAG TGGCTGGAATTGAATATGTTCCTCCATCCAAACACTTGTTACCTGTGTTAG ATCCAGTAAGAAATGGATCAGCACCAACTAAAATGTGGGGCCCTGTACCAGTTGATGAACTTGTTGCt AATACTTTATCACAGCATGAAGAAGAAAAG GAAAAGAGAAGACAACAGATGATTGAACTGCAGAGGCAGATGCAAGAAGCAGAGAAAGAACAACAAGCGCTAGCTGCTGCGGCATCCAAACAACACAATGATCTAATGGACAAAATACGAACG GCTGAAGCAGAACTGGATGACCGCACTCTgtggcaacaacaacaacaagagcaTGAACGACAAAAGATGGTGTCAGCTATGGCAGCAG GTGAACAGCTAACTAATGACACAGTAGCAATGATTTTACAAGTTAACGAAAG AGCTCAGAAGGCAGAAATGATTCTTGATGAACTGGAACAAGAAAG AATGAGAACTGAACAGCTGATTAAGGTGACCCAGGAAGAAGCTGAAAAACTCCGAAAGGAGGAAGTTTTAG CTTCCATGGCTCGTCTTTTGGAAAGCCAAGAAAATCAAGGCCGACTTATAAGAGAATATGAACGGACAAGAGACATAGCTGCCAATCAAGCTATGAACGA ATCTTTAGAAGCTGATTCTCGTCTGCTTGGTATCTTGAATGAACAATATGACGACAGGGATATGTTGATTTCTGAGATTTCCAAACAG ATCTCCATGCTACAGGATGAACTTTCGCGGTTGACTTTAACAGAACTAGACAAGAGAGAAGAACGACAGGATGTTGAGAGG ACGGTGCTGGAGTCCAAGAGAGAAGCTCTCACTGGGCTCCTAGTTCAGCTGGTAGGCGAGCAACAAAAACGGGAAGATGAACTCATGAAGAGGCTT GTTGAGATGGAACACAAAAGGGAAGCGGATATCGAAGACTATTGGCTGATTCAATATCAGAGGTTACTGGAGAGTAAACCGCAAACTTTACTTGAGAAG CAATGTGACAGTAATATTTACGACATACTTGCCGAAGCAGAAGCACAGGACTACGCAGCTCACTTCGCGCGCCATCGTGTCACGTGGGAAATGCTTAAAACCATGACGGACAGTGAACTTAAAGAG ctGGGTATTCACGAGCTGGGAGTTCGTAAGGCAATACTAAGTGTGGTCCAGGAGCGTCTACGTTTTGACGTCAAAGCCAAAGAGAAAGAGCGAGAAATTGAAACACCTGCAGAG GCGCCCGTGCCCTCTCCAGCCCCTCCTGCCCCGATTCCAACACAATCAACACCAACAGCACCTGTAATAGAGCACCAAGATATGACCACAGAATGTGTGGTTTGCATGGATCGAAGG GCTGATGTGGTGTTGCTGAATTGTGGACACGTTTGTTGCTGTTTCAATTGTTCCACTTCATTGTCCAGTTGTCCCATGTGCCGTAACCCTGTGGTACAGCGTGTTCGGATATTCCTCTCCTAA
- the LOC140938568 gene encoding calcium channel flower homolog — translation MADAANNGGIPKGMRILVRFWGAVSGLCSAALGFFVLFTLSATCLGMGIYMILMGALVLGFEAPVCCQYVPALVTVSNWIDTHFRFWMRGTLYFLLAILPVIFCLEVSTFVGCGSIMITAALYGVLAIGKKGVDANKNANNEDIEMKTNLVDNKGDPNHTEP, via the exons ATGGCAGATGCGGCAAACAATGGTGGTATCCCCAAAGGAATGAGGATTTTAGTGCGATTCTGGGGCGCTGTGTCGGGATTAT GTTCTGCTGCTCTTGGCTTCTTCGTTCTTTTCACACTATCAGCGACATGTTTAGGAATGGGAATATATATGAT atTAATGGGTGCACTAGTTCTTGGCTTTGAAGCTCCTGTGTGTTGTCAATATGTACCAGCTCTAGTAACCGTGAGCAACTGGATTGATACCCACTTTAGATTCTGGATGAGAGGAACCTTGTATTTCCT GTTGGCTATTCTTCCAGTAATATTTTGCCTTGAAGTGTCCACATTTGTTGGCTGTGGCTCCATCATGATAACTGCTGCCTTGTATGGTGTCTTAGCTATTGGCAAAAA GGGAGTTGATGCCAACAAGAATGCTAATAATGAGGACATTGAGATGAAAACAAATCTAGTTGATAACAAAGGTGACCCAAATCATACTGAACCCTGA
- the LOC140938497 gene encoding E3 ubiquitin-protein ligase LRSAM1-like isoform X1 — protein MGSIPSSSQRSTMPLFKQRKVGKDEAKKRVERCLVVARDSPDLAFDVSKCGATEVPKGVYSLCRVLQKEALLLYDNALTNLKGGGDLKDLSSLRVLDLHDNFLTTLPADIDQLKSLQVLNVQNNKLRALPASIGNLAALQSLNLQGNELRSLPAEIGNLKSLRTLNISENSNLPGVPPTLAHVRTLETIILDTDKISFPPKDVSSEGTASIMKYLCKVAGIEYVPPSKHLLPVLDPVRNGSAPTKMWGPVPVDELVANTLSQHEEEKEKRRQQMIELQRQMQEAEKEQQALAAAASKQHNDLMDKIRTAEAELDDRTLWQQQQQEHERQKMVSAMAAGEQLTNDTVAMILQVNERAQKAEMILDELEQERMRTEQLIKVTQEEAEKLRKEEVLASMARLLESQENQGRLIREYERTRDIAANQAMNESLEADSRLLGILNEQYDDRDMLISEISKQERAQMEAIQALQLQTDAKHRRITSQISMLQDELSRLTLTELDKREERQDVERTVLESKREALTGLLVQLVGEQQKREDELMKRLVEMEHKREADIEDYWLIQYQRLLESKPQTLLEKQCDSNIYDILAEAEAQDYAAHFARHRVTWEMLKTMTDSELKELGIHELGVRKAILSVVQERLRFDVKAKEKEREIETPAEAPVPSPAPPAPIPTQSTPTAPVIEHQDMTTECVVCMDRRADVVLLNCGHVCCCFNCSTSLSSCPMCRNPVVQRVRIFLS, from the exons ATGGGCTCAATTCCATCTTCATCTCAGCGCAGTACGATGCCGTTATTTAAGCAAAGGAAAGTTGGCAAAGATGAAGCAAAGAAACGTGTAGAACGATGTCTTGTCGTG GCAAGAGATTCTCCAGATCTAGCCTTTGACGTATCCAAATGTGGAGCAACAGAG GTACCCAAAGGGGTTTACTCCTTATGCAGAGTACTTCAAAAAGAG GCTCTTCTATTGTATGATAATGCTTTAACAAATCTTAAGGGTGGAGGAGATCTAAAGGATCTTTCAAGTTTACGG gttttAGATCTTCATGACAATTTTCTCACTACTCTTCCAGCTGATATTGATCAACTGAAATCACTGCAG GTTTTAAATGTTCAAAACAACAAGCTCCGAGCTCTACCTGCGTCCATTGGAAATTTAGCAGCCCTTCAAAGCTTAAACCTTCAAG GGAATGAACTTCGCTCTTTACCAGCTGAAATTGGAAATTTGAAAAGTCTGAGGACCCTCAATATTTCTGAGAACAGTAACCTTCCAGGAGTCCCTCCCACCTTGGCACATGTGAGAACATTAGAG ACAATTATCCTTGATACAGACAAGATCAGTTTTCCCCCTAAAG ATGTATCATCGGAAGGAACTGCATCAATTATGAAATACCTCTGTAAAG TGGCTGGAATTGAATATGTTCCTCCATCCAAACACTTGTTACCTGTGTTAG ATCCAGTAAGAAATGGATCAGCACCAACTAAAATGTGGGGCCCTGTACCAGTTGATGAACTTGTTGCt AATACTTTATCACAGCATGAAGAAGAAAAG GAAAAGAGAAGACAACAGATGATTGAACTGCAGAGGCAGATGCAAGAAGCAGAGAAAGAACAACAAGCGCTAGCTGCTGCGGCATCCAAACAACACAATGATCTAATGGACAAAATACGAACG GCTGAAGCAGAACTGGATGACCGCACTCTgtggcaacaacaacaacaagagcaTGAACGACAAAAGATGGTGTCAGCTATGGCAGCAG GTGAACAGCTAACTAATGACACAGTAGCAATGATTTTACAAGTTAACGAAAG AGCTCAGAAGGCAGAAATGATTCTTGATGAACTGGAACAAGAAAG AATGAGAACTGAACAGCTGATTAAGGTGACCCAGGAAGAAGCTGAAAAACTCCGAAAGGAGGAAGTTTTAG CTTCCATGGCTCGTCTTTTGGAAAGCCAAGAAAATCAAGGCCGACTTATAAGAGAATATGAACGGACAAGAGACATAGCTGCCAATCAAGCTATGAACGA ATCTTTAGAAGCTGATTCTCGTCTGCTTGGTATCTTGAATGAACAATATGACGACAGGGATATGTTGATTTCTGAGATTTCCAAACAG GAACGCGCCCAAATGGAAGCAATCCAAGCCCTTCAGCTCCAGACAGATGCAAAGCATCGCAGAATAACAAGCCAG ATCTCCATGCTACAGGATGAACTTTCGCGGTTGACTTTAACAGAACTAGACAAGAGAGAAGAACGACAGGATGTTGAGAGG ACGGTGCTGGAGTCCAAGAGAGAAGCTCTCACTGGGCTCCTAGTTCAGCTGGTAGGCGAGCAACAAAAACGGGAAGATGAACTCATGAAGAGGCTT GTTGAGATGGAACACAAAAGGGAAGCGGATATCGAAGACTATTGGCTGATTCAATATCAGAGGTTACTGGAGAGTAAACCGCAAACTTTACTTGAGAAG CAATGTGACAGTAATATTTACGACATACTTGCCGAAGCAGAAGCACAGGACTACGCAGCTCACTTCGCGCGCCATCGTGTCACGTGGGAAATGCTTAAAACCATGACGGACAGTGAACTTAAAGAG ctGGGTATTCACGAGCTGGGAGTTCGTAAGGCAATACTAAGTGTGGTCCAGGAGCGTCTACGTTTTGACGTCAAAGCCAAAGAGAAAGAGCGAGAAATTGAAACACCTGCAGAG GCGCCCGTGCCCTCTCCAGCCCCTCCTGCCCCGATTCCAACACAATCAACACCAACAGCACCTGTAATAGAGCACCAAGATATGACCACAGAATGTGTGGTTTGCATGGATCGAAGG GCTGATGTGGTGTTGCTGAATTGTGGACACGTTTGTTGCTGTTTCAATTGTTCCACTTCATTGTCCAGTTGTCCCATGTGCCGTAACCCTGTGGTACAGCGTGTTCGGATATTCCTCTCCTAA
- the LOC140938481 gene encoding ubiquitin-associated domain-containing protein 1-like gives MREFELQNLKSLRSVPLICVKITSSSGKESSLTVCLKETVKSLKDKALGGECSKESPFYKLILAKSNRDLTDEKTLEEENVQENDELILFEKRQSTTADIAEKECKSNSSQVPDLKMVKKLTAKLDGGKVKDQFANLSPPTLDFNSELRRILISLIDSSILLQSVNEDKETAGSSGQEEDLQPNIDPTILKQLTDMGFKETRAKKALFLNRMSPLSAMEWLLQHESDADIDEPLVIGARTSRTRRKRKEFVPNPRAVNNLKEMGFQEEEIIMALKATGNNQEVACDWLLGDRQGGMEDINQGLEQSSPLYQAIMENPLVQLSLNNARVLGAFEDMLDNPSSSSFYINDPETGPVLLQVSRIVQGFAR, from the exons ATGAGGGAATTTGAACTTCAGAACTTGAAGTCTTTGAGATCTGTCCCTCTGATTTGTGTAAAAATTACTAGCTCATCAGGTAAAGAAAGCAGTCTAACGGTTTGTTTAAAAGAGACGGTCAAGTCATTGAAGGATAAAGCTCTTGGTGGCGAATGTTCGAAGGAATCTCCCTTCTACAAACTTATTCTTGCTAAATCAAATCGTGACCTTACCGACGAGAAAACACTAGAAGAAGAAAATGTTCAAGAAAATG acgAATTGATCTTGTTCGAGAAACGTCAAAGCACAACTGCAGATATAGCCGAAAAG GAGTGTAAAAGTAACAGTTCCCAAGTGCCTGATCTCAAAATGGTGAAGAAACTTACTGCGAAACTTGATGGAGGGAAGGTCAAGGACCAATTTGCAAACTTATCCCCTCCTACTTTAGAT TTCAATTCTGAACTCAGAAGAATTCTCATCTCCCTTATTGATTCTTCCATCCTGCTTCAATCTGTAAATGAAGACAAGGAAACTGCTGGTAGTTCAG GTCAGGAGGAAGATTTGCAACCAAATATAGACCCT ACCATCCTTAAACAGCTAACGGACATGGGTTTCAAAGAAACCAGAGCCAAGAAAGCCTTGTTTTTAAACAG AATGTCTCCTTTGTCGGCTATGGAGTGGCTCTTGCAACATGAAAGTGATGCCGACATTGATGAACCTTTGGTGATTGGAGCTAGGACCAGTAGAACtcgcagaaaaagaaaagagttcgTTCCAAACCCTCGG gCTGTAAATAACTTAAAAGAAATGGGATTTCAAGAGGAAGAAATCATCATGGCACTTAAAGCAACTGGGAATAACCAGGAAGTAGCT TGTGATTGGTTGTTAGGGGACAGACAAGGTGGCATGGAAGACATCAATCAAGGCTTAGAGCAGTCAAG TCCATTGTACCAGGCAATCATGGAGAATCCTTTAGTACAACTCAGCCTTAATAATGCACGAGTACTTGGAG CATTTGAGGACATGCTGGATAACCCTTCCTCGAGTTCATTCTACATAAACGACCCAGAAACTGGACCTGTGTTACTTCAAGTCTCGCGAATAGTGCAGGGATTTGCCAGATGA